In Prevotella sp. oral taxon 475, one DNA window encodes the following:
- a CDS encoding glycoside hydrolase family 2 TIM barrel-domain containing protein gives MRPLILAGLLALSAATTAQTRQETTLSRWSFTRDGKTWEQVKVPHDWAIQGPFDRKWDIQHLAIEQDGQTEAIDHTGRSGALPWIGEGEYRTTFRLPASAQHAELYFDGAMSEPVVYVNGREAGRWMYGYNAFRLDITPFVKAGENQLRVTLNNREESSRWYPGAGLYRPVKLILTGETRIDPWSTFFRTLSVRQNTAQLSVDAQAKARPSASHLRFHIALIDPNGRIAAQKSLPADAQGRVSAALNVSRAQLWSPETPHLYTLRLSLYQGKRLIDRTSQRVGIRTLSISKTHGFQLNGQSRKFKGVCLHHDLGPLGAAVNKAALIRQIRLMKEMGADAIRTSHNMPSQMQMDVCDSMGMMVMAESFDAWKEPKVKNGYNRFYDEWWRKDLENLIRGHRNHPSIVMWSIGNEIPEQWNKEGAARAKAMTEFCHQLDPSRTVTCGGDNPKANTECGFYAALDVPGFNYRVNLYEELISQQPQGFLLGSETTSTVSSRGVYKFPVEEKKMATYPDGQCSSYDVECCGWSNLPDIDFAAQDDHSWAIGQFIWTGIDYLGEPTPYYSYWPSRSSYFGAVDLAGLPKDRFYLYRSVWNTQQPTLHLLPHWTWPGREGKTTPVYCYTSYPEAELFVNGKSQGRLSKEKTSPLDRYRLRWNNVVYEPGELKVVAYDAKGNKAAEKVVRTAGQPHHLVIEADRQRLEADGEDLVYLTVSMVDKDGNLCPDADDELTFRCTGAAHFKAVCNGDATSLELFHQPHMRLFHGQLVVTVQSNGRKGTAQLVVSAPQRGITGTKTLTAGSASR, from the coding sequence ATGCGACCACTGATTTTAGCAGGGCTTCTCGCCCTGTCTGCCGCCACAACGGCGCAGACAAGACAGGAAACAACTCTGTCAAGATGGAGTTTCACGCGCGATGGAAAGACCTGGGAGCAGGTGAAAGTGCCTCACGACTGGGCTATTCAAGGACCATTCGACCGCAAATGGGACATCCAACACCTGGCCATCGAGCAAGACGGACAAACCGAAGCCATAGACCATACAGGCCGTTCGGGGGCATTACCCTGGATTGGAGAGGGCGAATATCGTACCACTTTCCGGCTACCTGCAAGTGCTCAACATGCCGAACTCTACTTCGATGGAGCTATGAGCGAACCTGTTGTCTATGTCAATGGACGTGAAGCAGGCCGTTGGATGTATGGCTACAACGCCTTCCGACTGGACATTACGCCCTTTGTGAAGGCGGGAGAGAATCAACTTCGCGTGACGTTGAACAACCGAGAGGAGAGCAGTAGATGGTATCCCGGAGCCGGTCTCTACCGACCCGTGAAGCTCATCCTTACCGGAGAGACACGCATCGACCCCTGGAGCACTTTCTTTCGCACCCTTTCGGTCCGCCAAAATACGGCGCAACTGTCTGTAGACGCACAGGCAAAGGCTCGCCCATCAGCCTCTCATCTGCGCTTTCACATCGCCCTTATCGATCCCAACGGGCGCATAGCAGCACAGAAAAGCTTGCCTGCCGACGCACAAGGACGTGTCTCTGCGGCACTGAACGTGAGTCGGGCGCAGCTCTGGAGTCCCGAAACGCCCCACCTTTACACCCTCCGTCTGAGTTTGTATCAGGGCAAACGACTCATCGATCGCACTTCTCAGCGAGTAGGTATCCGCACCCTTTCGATCTCGAAGACGCATGGATTCCAACTCAATGGGCAGTCGCGCAAGTTCAAGGGCGTGTGTTTGCATCACGATTTAGGTCCGCTTGGAGCCGCCGTCAACAAGGCTGCGCTCATTCGTCAGATACGTTTGATGAAGGAAATGGGGGCCGATGCCATCCGCACCTCTCACAACATGCCCTCGCAAATGCAGATGGACGTGTGCGACTCGATGGGAATGATGGTCATGGCCGAGAGCTTCGACGCCTGGAAAGAGCCCAAAGTGAAGAACGGCTACAACCGTTTCTACGACGAATGGTGGCGCAAAGACCTCGAAAACCTGATCCGCGGACATCGCAATCACCCCTCTATCGTGATGTGGAGCATCGGCAACGAGATTCCCGAACAGTGGAACAAAGAAGGCGCAGCACGAGCAAAAGCCATGACCGAGTTCTGTCATCAGCTCGACCCCAGTCGTACTGTGACCTGCGGAGGAGACAATCCCAAGGCCAATACCGAGTGTGGATTCTATGCTGCCCTTGACGTTCCGGGATTCAACTACCGTGTGAATCTCTACGAAGAGCTTATTTCCCAACAGCCGCAGGGCTTCCTTCTCGGGTCGGAAACGACGTCGACGGTGAGCAGCCGGGGCGTATATAAGTTTCCGGTGGAAGAGAAAAAGATGGCCACCTACCCCGATGGGCAATGCTCTTCCTATGATGTGGAATGCTGTGGATGGAGCAATCTGCCCGATATAGACTTCGCTGCGCAAGACGATCACTCATGGGCCATCGGGCAATTTATCTGGACGGGCATCGACTATTTGGGCGAACCCACGCCCTATTACTCTTATTGGCCCTCGCGAAGCAGTTACTTCGGGGCGGTGGACTTGGCCGGATTGCCCAAAGATAGGTTCTATCTCTACCGCTCGGTGTGGAACACACAGCAGCCCACCCTCCATCTTCTGCCCCATTGGACGTGGCCCGGTCGCGAGGGAAAGACGACCCCTGTTTATTGCTACACCAGCTATCCCGAGGCCGAACTCTTTGTCAACGGCAAGAGTCAGGGCCGACTTTCCAAAGAGAAGACAAGCCCCTTAGACCGTTATCGCCTGCGCTGGAACAACGTCGTCTATGAACCCGGCGAACTGAAGGTGGTGGCCTACGATGCCAAAGGCAACAAAGCAGCCGAAAAAGTGGTGCGAACCGCCGGTCAGCCCCATCATCTCGTCATCGAGGCCGACAGACAACGACTTGAAGCCGATGGCGAAGACCTGGTCTACCTCACCGTTTCGATGGTAGATAAGGACGGAAATCTCTGTCCCGATGCCGACGATGAACTCACGTTTCGCTGCACAGGTGCCGCCCATTTCAAGGCCGTTTGCAATGGCGATGCCACCTCTTTAGAGCTCTTTCATCAGCCCCACATGCGTCTCTTCCATGGGCAATTAGTGGTTACCGTTCAGAGTAACGGTCGGAAAGGAACGGCTCAGCTCGTCGTCTCGGCCCCCCAACGAGGCATTACCGGCACGAAAACGCTCACAGCCGGCTCTGCTTCTCGATAA
- the lgt gene encoding prolipoprotein diacylglyceryl transferase, with translation MAQLLNYIVWNPDTQAFGLWGLSIRWYSLCWLIGLLLAYFIVQRLYKEQKVKDEYFDPLFVYCFVGILVGARLGHCLFYQPEHFLSSWQHVVEMFLPIKYLSDGSWKFVGYEGLASHGGTLGLMIALYCYYRKTRMNLWQVLDDIAIATPITACFIRLGNLMNSEIIGKPTDVPWAFIFERVDQLPRHPGQLYEALAYAVFFVVGWWLYRKQPQRVGTGFFFGLCLTLIFSFRFLIEYTKDIQVDFESGMWLNMGQILSLPFIVAGIYCMKRKKSAR, from the coding sequence ATGGCACAGCTATTGAATTATATTGTTTGGAATCCTGACACGCAGGCATTCGGTTTATGGGGATTGTCCATTCGTTGGTACTCCCTGTGTTGGTTGATAGGACTGCTCCTGGCCTACTTCATTGTGCAACGACTCTATAAGGAGCAAAAGGTGAAAGACGAATATTTCGATCCGCTTTTCGTCTATTGCTTCGTCGGAATCCTTGTAGGAGCCCGCCTGGGGCATTGTCTTTTTTATCAGCCGGAGCACTTTTTGTCCAGCTGGCAGCACGTTGTGGAAATGTTTCTGCCCATCAAATATCTCTCGGATGGCAGTTGGAAATTTGTGGGATATGAAGGATTGGCCTCGCACGGAGGCACACTCGGACTGATGATCGCCCTCTATTGCTACTATCGAAAGACGCGGATGAATCTCTGGCAGGTGCTCGACGACATCGCTATTGCCACCCCGATAACGGCTTGTTTCATCCGATTGGGAAATCTGATGAACTCTGAAATCATCGGAAAACCCACGGATGTGCCCTGGGCTTTTATCTTCGAACGCGTCGATCAGCTGCCTCGCCATCCCGGACAGCTCTACGAAGCCTTGGCCTATGCCGTGTTCTTTGTGGTGGGTTGGTGGCTGTATCGCAAACAACCGCAAAGAGTGGGCACCGGATTCTTTTTCGGATTGTGCCTCACACTCATCTTTAGTTTCCGCTTTTTGATCGAATATACCAAAGATATTCAGGTGGATTTCGAAAGCGGAATGTGGCTCAACATGGGGCAAATCCTCTCTCTGCCTTTCATCGTAGCAGGCATTTACTGCATGAAAAGAAAGAAATCCGCTCGTTGA
- the ychF gene encoding redox-regulated ATPase YchF, whose amino-acid sequence MALKCGIVGLPNVGKSTLFNCLSSAKAQAANFPFCTIEPNVGVITVPDERLTRLAEIVHPGRIVPATCEIVDIAGLVKGASKGEGLGNKFLGNIRETDAIIHVLRCFDDENITHVDGTIDPIRDKEIIDTELQLKDLETIEGKLSKEQKMAASGNKEAKTNVAVLEAYKAVLEQGKNARTVTFESKEEQQAARDLFLLTAKPVMYVCNVDEAGAKNGNDYSRLVEQTAREEGAEVLVIAGKTEEDIASLETYEDKKLFLEELGLEESGVNRLIKKAYSLLNLETFITAGEMEVKAWTYHRGWKAPQCAGVIHTDFEKGFIRAEVIKYEDYMAYGSEAAVREAGKLGIEGKDYVVQDGDIMHFRFNV is encoded by the coding sequence ATGGCATTAAAATGTGGCATTGTAGGGCTTCCCAATGTGGGGAAGTCTACACTATTCAACTGTCTGTCGAGTGCAAAAGCGCAGGCAGCCAACTTCCCTTTCTGTACCATCGAGCCCAATGTGGGCGTCATTACCGTGCCCGACGAACGGCTTACTCGCCTGGCTGAGATCGTGCACCCTGGGCGTATCGTGCCCGCTACCTGCGAAATTGTGGATATTGCAGGCCTGGTGAAAGGGGCATCCAAAGGTGAAGGACTGGGTAATAAGTTTCTGGGCAACATCCGCGAGACCGATGCCATCATCCATGTGTTGCGCTGTTTCGACGACGAAAACATCACACACGTCGACGGAACCATCGATCCCATACGCGATAAAGAGATTATCGACACCGAATTGCAACTCAAAGACCTCGAAACCATTGAGGGCAAACTCTCCAAAGAGCAAAAAATGGCTGCGTCGGGAAACAAAGAGGCCAAGACAAACGTGGCCGTGCTGGAGGCGTATAAGGCTGTGCTGGAGCAAGGAAAGAATGCTCGCACGGTGACTTTCGAGAGCAAAGAAGAGCAGCAAGCGGCTCGAGATCTGTTCTTGTTGACGGCCAAACCGGTGATGTATGTCTGCAATGTGGATGAGGCCGGGGCCAAAAACGGCAACGATTACAGTCGGCTCGTGGAGCAAACGGCCAGAGAAGAGGGAGCAGAAGTGCTCGTCATTGCCGGTAAAACGGAAGAAGATATCGCCTCGCTTGAGACCTATGAAGATAAGAAACTCTTCTTAGAGGAACTGGGATTGGAGGAAAGCGGCGTGAATCGACTCATCAAAAAGGCCTATTCTCTGCTCAACCTCGAGACGTTTATCACCGCCGGCGAGATGGAAGTCAAAGCCTGGACTTACCATCGAGGCTGGAAGGCTCCGCAATGTGCAGGCGTTATCCACACCGACTTTGAGAAAGGATTCATCCGAGCTGAAGTGATTAAATATGAAGATTACATGGCCTACGGTTCGGAAGCAGCCGTGCGCGAGGCCGGAAAATTGGGTATCGAGGGCAAAGACTATGTGGTGCAGGATGGAGACATTATGCACTTCCGGTTCAATGTCTGA
- a CDS encoding TolC family protein produces MIERKIKTLLLALFLPLAMQAQTVYTLAQCRALAQENNIQLRRGRLEIQSAQELKKEAWMKYFPTVTANGTYFIAPDHLLQEEVSLSTDAQHKLAGIITALGGNPAVLASLPTSYTLQAVKHGTLVSLMAMQPIYTGGRIVNANRLARVQTEVKELMLQQSADDVSRTTEMYYNQLLALYEQEKTLDAADQQLAAILKDATHAYEAGVVNKNDVLSVQLKQNDMAINRLKLQNGISLTKMVLAQYIGKAGENIDIDRTLTTQLPPPSELAVVHSSALEQRTEAHLLDKNIEANHLLTKMKRAEMLPTLAVGVAGMYQDLTNKGRFNAVGLATLSLPISNWWGNRALKRQRIAEQIAIDEKENSRQLLLIQMQSAYDNFETAYKQILLARKSIEQAAENLRLNRDYYEAGTGTMTHLLDAQTRDQQARNQYTEAVIAYLNSRTAYLIATGRGSQR; encoded by the coding sequence ATGATAGAAAGAAAAATAAAAACATTGCTGTTGGCACTGTTCCTGCCGCTTGCCATGCAGGCGCAGACCGTTTACACGCTGGCCCAATGTCGGGCGTTGGCCCAAGAAAACAACATTCAACTGCGTCGTGGCAGACTCGAAATACAGTCGGCCCAGGAACTGAAGAAAGAAGCTTGGATGAAGTATTTCCCAACAGTCACCGCCAACGGCACCTATTTCATTGCCCCCGATCACCTTCTTCAAGAAGAAGTATCGCTCTCCACCGATGCGCAACATAAGCTCGCGGGCATCATCACCGCGTTGGGTGGCAATCCGGCAGTGCTTGCTTCGCTGCCCACGAGCTACACTTTGCAGGCCGTGAAGCACGGAACGCTCGTCTCTCTCATGGCTATGCAGCCGATTTACACGGGCGGACGCATCGTCAACGCCAACCGACTGGCGCGCGTACAAACCGAAGTGAAGGAGCTAATGTTGCAACAGAGTGCCGATGACGTGAGCCGAACGACGGAGATGTACTACAATCAGCTACTCGCTCTCTACGAGCAAGAGAAGACATTGGATGCTGCCGACCAGCAGTTGGCAGCCATCTTGAAAGATGCCACCCATGCTTATGAAGCGGGTGTGGTGAACAAAAACGACGTGTTGAGCGTGCAACTCAAGCAGAACGATATGGCCATCAACCGACTCAAATTGCAAAACGGCATCAGCCTCACCAAGATGGTATTGGCTCAATACATCGGGAAGGCTGGAGAGAACATCGATATCGACCGCACCCTCACCACCCAATTGCCTCCGCCCAGCGAGCTGGCCGTGGTGCATTCGTCGGCCCTGGAACAGCGCACCGAAGCCCATCTGCTCGACAAAAACATTGAGGCCAACCATCTGCTCACCAAGATGAAGCGGGCCGAAATGCTGCCCACGCTGGCCGTTGGCGTAGCCGGTATGTATCAAGATCTTACCAACAAGGGCCGGTTCAACGCTGTAGGGCTGGCCACACTCAGTCTGCCTATCAGCAACTGGTGGGGCAACCGAGCCTTGAAACGCCAGCGAATAGCCGAGCAAATAGCCATAGACGAGAAGGAAAACAGCCGACAATTGCTGCTCATTCAGATGCAAAGTGCCTACGATAATTTTGAAACGGCCTACAAACAGATACTCCTTGCCCGCAAGAGTATAGAGCAAGCAGCCGAGAATCTACGGCTGAACCGCGATTATTACGAGGCAGGAACGGGCACGATGACCCATCTGCTCGATGCTCAAACGCGCGACCAGCAAGCACGGAACCAGTACACCGAGGCCGTCATTGCCTATCTCAACAGCCGCACAGCCTACCTGATCGCTACCGGCAGAGGCAGCCAGCGATAA